The Sandaracinus amylolyticus genomic interval ATACGGGCCGACGCCCTCGAGCTCGATCGTGCCGGTGTCGCGCCAGCCGCCGCGCACGCCGTAGAGCGCCCACGCGCGATCGCGATCGCTCGTGTGGAGCTCGTGCCACACGACGCTCGCAGCCGGAGGCGCGATGCCGAGCGCGAGCGCGACCACGCTCCCGAACGGATCGCGCAGGATCGCGCGCTCTCGCGTGATCGGTCCGAGCGCTTGCCAGCCGCGCTCCGCGACCTCGGCCTCGACGTCAGCCACCGCGAGGTGCCCGAGCCAGTGCGCGGGCGCGCCCGCGGCGGCGGCGCGCTCGGGCAACGTGGAGAACGCGAGATCGTCGCGCGCACCGATCACGTCGGCGTAGAACGCGCGCGCGGCCTCGACGTCTCGCGTGCGGAGCTCGTAGCGAACGAAGCGAATCATCGAGCAGCATCTATCACGGCGCGACGCGGATCGAGCGCTCGGGCGTGGGCGACCACATCGGAGACTCGGTGCGCACCACGAACCCGCTCCCCGTGCCGAGCACGAGCGGGCCCGGCTCGTAGCGATCGAGCGGCTCGGGAACCGCGTCGAAGCTGCACTCGAGCACGGCGTGGGCGCGCGGCGTCGCACCGTCTCGCGGCGCGCTCGGGAGCACGTCGACCCGCGTCATCGCGCAGTGCAACGTCGCGCGCACCGCCGTCGAGGTCGCAGCCGGCAGCGGCAGCGTTCCCCAGCCCTGCCACGTCGCGCTCGCGCGCTCGCCGCCGGTCAGCGCGACGTCGAGCCCGCTCGGCGTGCGCGTCGCAGTGCCTCGCAGCACCACGCGCACGTGCTCGGTCGTGCG includes:
- a CDS encoding VOC family protein — protein: MIRFVRYELRTRDVEAARAFYADVIGARDDLAFSTLPERAAAAGAPAHWLGHLAVADVEAEVAERGWQALGPITRERAILRDPFGSVVALALGIAPPAASVVWHELHTSDRDRAWALYGVRGGWRDTGTIELEGVGPYRTFAWDGASVGGIVQSVRLPQVHPHWLFYFAVADLDAALATVRERGGKVVGPFVRPSGERIASCDDPQGAAFGLVERG